ATTGATCACGGGCTTGCCTTTATGACCGCGTTTGGTAGTAATAAGAAAGACGCCATTAGCAGCGCGTGCGCCATATACAGCCGCTGCGGAGGCATCTTTCAATACGGAGAAACTTTCCACATCAGCAGGATCGATGTCGTCCATGGTATTACGAACGATGCCATCTACCACGATGAGCGGGGAGTTATCGTTCAGCGTGCTGACGCCCCTGATCTGCAGTATGGAGCCGCTACCGGGCTTTCCGCTGGGGTTGGTGGCAATCACACCCGGAAGGCGGCCGGCGATACTGTTGGTGATATTGGCTACCGGCTGTTTTTCCAGCTCTTTGCCATTAATAGTGGCAACAGAACCGGTCAGGTTTACTCTTTTCTGCGTGCCGTACCCAACTACCACTACTTCACCGAGTGCAGTGGATGCTTCTTCCAGTGAAACATCGATCACGGTTCTGCCATCGCAGCGGATTTCACGCGGCGCATAACCGATGGCACTAAAGGTGAGCAGACTTTCCTTTCCGGGAACGGACAATGTGTAACGTCCGTCGGTGCCGGTATTCATACCGGTTTGAGAACCTTTTACCATTACGGTAACTCCCGGGATGGGATTGTTTTTGTCGTCTTTCACAACACCTGAAACGGTCAGTGATTGTGCGTGAGTGGTTGGTGCATACAGCTGCAACAGACAGGTTAGTAGCAGCGAAAGGAGCAATTGGAGTGCGTGCGGGCATGATGCCCGACTGGAGATTCTGGTCATGACTGAATAATTGATTCTGGTGGTGGATAAATGATTCTGGTGGTGGTGGCGAAGTGTGAACATTCATCGTTTGCCGGCGCTGTTGATCAGAGCCGGTAAATTCTTACAGCATTCTCATGGAATAAGCCTGTCAGTTCTTTTGGTGTACATGTTGAGAGTGCCTGTAGTAAAGCTTCGAGCCATTGACGGTAAGTGCCGGCCAGCAACAGCACGGGCCAGTCGCTGCCGAACAGCAAACGTTCAGGGCCGAAGCAACTAAAGGCGTGGTGGATATATGGCGCCAGTATCTCCGGTGTCCAGCCTGTATGTGCGGCTTCTGTGATCAGCCCGGATAATTTGGCGCAAAGATTCGGGAATGCAGCCAGTTTGTCTGCGTTTCTTTTGAAGTCGTCCAGTCTGTTGTTCCTGATATCCGGTTTGCCAAGGTGGTCCAGTATAAACGGCGTATCCGGGCAGGCGGCTATCATGTTGATGGTATGTGGTATGGCATGCGGCTTTACACTGATATCGAGAGAAAGATGATATTCCGGCAGCAGTTGCAACGCATCGAGGTAACCGGTGCTGCAACATAGCCGGGGATCATCGTCATACATTCTCC
The genomic region above belongs to Chitinophaga sp. 180180018-3 and contains:
- a CDS encoding amidohydrolase family protein, which codes for MNHLLTAIPVIDTHLHLWDPLRLEYPWLEEFPGIHRPYLITDYQQATAGVPISGMVFVQAECRPDQCLQEIELVMQQAQADDRIRGIVAYAPLEQGRAVATMLHELTGNPLVKGIRRMYDDDPRLCCSTGYLDALQLLPEYHLSLDISVKPHAIPHTINMIAACPDTPFILDHLGKPDIRNNRLDDFKRNADKLAAFPNLCAKLSGLITEAAHTGWTPEILAPYIHHAFSCFGPERLLFGSDWPVLLLAGTYRQWLEALLQALSTCTPKELTGLFHENAVRIYRL